The Paenibacillus mucilaginosus 3016 genome includes the window GCTCAGCCCTTCGGCGGGTAAGGATCCCTGCCGTAAGAATTCGATTCGGCGATCTTCCCGTCCGTATTGTGAATCTTGTGTTCCGTCCTGTCCTTCCTGGCTTCTTCCCTTCCCCGCTTCTCCGCCGCCTCCTTCGTCCGGCGGTGGCTTACCTTCTCGCCGTTCTGCTGGATATCCCATCCCCCGTCCGGGTTTGGGTCGTATGCACCACGGTGCTTCTTTTATCCTCCGTCATCGGACTTCCTCCTTACAAATGGTAAAGGCTCCGCTCCCCTGATGCTGACCGTATACCCCATACGGGATTCAATTCCCTATCTCCCCAAGGCAGCCGGGCGCTTCTCCAGAAACTTCAGAATCGGCGCCAGCGACTGCCGCTCCGCCTGTGCGAGCAGGTCGCCCTTCTCGGCCAGCCGCTTCTCGATCGAGAGCAGATGGAACGCCTTCGGGGAGACGCCTGTCTTCACTTCGTCCCACGTCAGGGGCGTTGATACCGTGGCTTCCGGCGTCGCCCTGGGCGTATAAGGTGCCGCCATGCTTTTGCCCGCCGCCACCTGCACGTAGTCGAGGTAGATCCGCCCTTCCCGCTCCTTCAGCAGCCGCTCCACTGTGAACAGGGTACGGAATTTCTCGGCCAGAAAGCGGGCGAGAAACCCGCCGACCCGGTGCAGATCCTCGAAGGTATGTCCCTCCGTCAGCGGGACCACGACTTGAACGCCCGAAGCTCCGGAGGTCTTGGGGAACGAACACAGGCCCATCCCTTCCAGCGCCTCTCCGACCCGGGCGGCCGCCTCCATGAGACGGGGGTCGCCCTCCCGCTCGGATCCACGTCGATGACCCACTCCTGCGGCTCCTCGCCATGCACCGTCTCGAAGGACGGATGGAACTCCAGCGCCGCCAGGTTGCCGAGCCACAGCAGCACCGGCAGCGAATCGAGGTTGACATACTCCACCCCTTCATAGAGATGGGTCCTCACATAATCGGGCCTGCCGCCGGGAGCGTTCTTCTGGTAGAAGAACTTGCCCTGCACCCCATGCGGGAACCGCCGTGTTGTCAGATGCCGGTCCCGGCAGTACGGCAGCAGATAAGGCGACAGGGCCGCCAGCTTCTGCAGGTAAATCAGCTTCGTGATGCCGGGCTCCGGCCACAGCAGCTTGTCCGGGCGGGAGATCTCCACTTCCACACCGTCCACTTGAACGATGCCGCGTTCGTCCGTCATATCGCTTTCCCTCCGATCGCCAGCAGTTTCGGGTGCCGCAGCAGTCCCGCTTCGGTCAGCTCCCGGCCGCTCACGGTGACGGGCAGGGGGCTCCGCCAGCCAGCGGATCTCCGCTCCGCGCAGGCCCTCGGGCAGCTCCCCGGACCGAGGCCCGGCCGCGGGCACCGTCGGCAGACGGCCGAGCTCCCGCTTCGCGGCGGCATCCAGCCCGGACGAGGCCCGGCCGAGATACTTCCCGCCCTGCTGGAGGACGAGCGAGGCCACCCGGCCTTCGCGGTACACGATGCCGACCGCTTCCGCTTCGAGCCGGAGGGCGGTCTTGCGCTTGAACCAGTCCCGGTGATCCTTGCCCTCGGCATACGGGCTGTCCAGCCGCTTCGCGATGACCCCCTCCCATTCCCGCTCGCAGACCCAGTCCCAGAGCGCATCCCCGTCCGGGAACAGCTGGGCGGTGCAGAGCGGGGGCTCCCAGTCGGCCGCGAGCTGATCCAGCGCTTCATGGCGCTCCCGGAACGGCCGTCCGCGGAGGTCCCTGCCGCCGAGCTGCAGCAGGTCGAAGGCGACGTACTGCACCGGGGACCGCTCCGCAGCCCGCCGGATGAGCGCCGGGTCGGCCAGCTTGTCGCGCTGCTGCATGCGCTGGAAGCTCGGCCTGCCGGTGGCCGGGTCGAGCAGGACCGCTTCGCCGTCGAGCAGGAAGCGACCCGGCAGACGCGACAGCACGCGGACAAGATCGGGGTACGTTTTTGTTTTGGGCAGGCCGTACTTGGAGACGAGCTCCACCCTCCCCTCATCGACAAGGGCCAGGATCCGGAATCCGTCCCACTTGAGCTGGTAGCCCCACTCGTCCCCCTGCGGAAGCCGGTCCGTCAGGATCGGGGCCATCGGCTTGAAGACGGGCATGCCCCGTTACGCTCCCGTCCGCTTCGAGCGCGGCTTGGCCCGGCGGGTCTTTGGCTTCCCCTGGCCGGAAGCCGGGGCGCGCTGCGTCCCCCGGTCCGTCGACTGGGCCGCCTTCATCTCGTTCAGCGACGCCTGGAGGGCTTCCATCAGGTTGACGACTTTCTTCTCCTTTTCCTCCGGTGCGGTCGTAATCTCCCGGCCCTCGACCTTCTGCTCGATGGCCTGCAGGAGCCTCTCCCGGTATTCATCCTCATACTTGCCGGGATCGAACGGTGCGGACAGCTGCTCGATCAGCGACTTCGCCATCTCGAGCTCCCGCTTGTCCACCTTGGCGGGCTCCGGGAAGTTCGGAATCTCCTCCTTCTCCCGGATCTCCTCCTCATAGTAGAGCGTGACGAGCGACAGCACATCGCCGATGACCCGGAGCGCCGCCAGGCTGCCCTTGCCGCGCAGCGCAATATTCGCAATGCCGATCTTCTCCGTGCTCTTCAGCGCTTCCACCAGCAGGCCGTAGGCATGGGTGCCCGTCTCCTCGGGAGCGAGATAATACGTTTTCTGAAAATAGATCGGATCAATCTCCTCCAGATCCACAAAATCGAGGATGCGGATCTCCCGCGACGTTTCGGAGGCGAGCTCCTCGAGCTCCTCCTTCTCGAAGGTTACGTATTTGCCGGGCTCGTATTCATAGCCCTTAACGATGTCGCTCCACTTGACCTCCTCCGCGCATTTGGGGCAGGTGCGGGAATAGTGGATCGGCACCTTGTGCTCCTTGTGCAGCATCCGCATCGGGATGTCGTTCTCCTGGGTGGCGGTGTACATCTTGACGGGCACGTTGACGAGTCCGAAGCTCACGGCCCCTTTCCACAGTGTCTGCATCGTTCCCCCTCCTTCTCGCTCCTCTTCGGCGGCGCTGCTTCACGCAGGCCCGCCCGTATACCTCTCATTAACCGGAGGGACCGGATGTCAATCAAGAGCGGGACCGGAGGAATGCCCAAAAAGCCGGAGCCCCTTCCGGCTCCGGCTGAATCCCCCGCTGTTCCCTACTTTACAAGCGGCGGCTGACCCTTTTTGGTGATCTGCCGTATGGCTTAGGCAAACAAAAGATGACATCGGCTCGGCCTGCGTTAGGGGATGGGCCTGCCCCTCAGCTGTCCCGCCTGCTGCTGACGGTTCAGCGGCTTACCAGGCGTACGCCTTCGGCGCTTCCCCGCCCGGGCCCGGGAAGATCTCGTCGAGCCGGTGCAGCACTTCTTCGCCAAGCTCAATATCCACCACGCGCAGCGACTGCTCGAATTGCTCCAGCGTCCGCGGCCCGATAATCGGGGCCGTCATCGCCGGATGGGCCAGCGTCCATGCGAGTGCGGTGTTCGCCTCGCTCTCCCCTAGTTCGCGGCACAGGCCCGCGAACGCTTCGAGCTGCGCGCGGTGCTTCTCCGCGCGCTCCGGGTTGTTCGCGCGCTTCGAGCCCGGCGCCGGGTTCAGCGCGCCCCCGCCGAGCAGGCCGCCGTCGAGCGGACTCCAGGCGATGACGCCGATGCCGTGCTCCTCTGCCGCCGGGAGCACCTCAAGCTCCGGCAGCCGGCACAGCAGGCTGTACTTGTGCTGCTCGGACACGAGGCCCAGGATGCCGCGCGACTTCGCTTCGTACTGGGCCTTCACGAGATCGCGTCCAGCGAAGTTGCTGGAGCCGACGTAGCCGATCTTGCCGCTGTACAGGGCCACCTGGAACCCTTCCCACAGCTCGTCCCACGAGACATTGCGGTCGACGTGGTGCATCTGGTACAGCTCGATGTGGTCGGTCTGCAGGCGGCGCAGCGAGCCCTCGAGGTGGCGGCGCAGCTTGTAGGCCGACAGGCCGCCCTGGCCGTTCGGGCCGTCGGCGGCATCGCTCATGTCCCCGTAGAACTTGGTGGCGAGCACCACCTTCTCCCGCCGGCCGCCGCCCTGGGCGAACCAGCGTCCGATGATTTCCTCGGTCCGTCCTGCATTTTCACCCCAGCCATAAATGTTGGCCGTATCAAAGAAATTCACTCCTGCATCCACCGCCGCATCCATGATGCGGAACGCTTCCTTCTCATCGGTGTCCACGCCGAAATTCATCGTGCCCAGGCACAGGCGGCTGACTTTCAGGCCGGATTTGCCCAGATAGGTGGTCTTCATCCCTTCATTCCTCCCCGTCGATGGATGATCCGCAATCGCTTACAGCTTCATCTTACCCTACAGGAGGAGGCCTGCCCAGTACGCACTTTTACCGCTGCTGCTCCCCCTGCAGTGATTAAGTTACCCGCAGGTAACTGACCGTTCGCCGGCGCCGTCTCCCGTTCAGCCCCCCATATAAGACCAGCGGTCTGCGGGCTTCCGGAGCGTAAGCTTCATGGCGCCCGGCGCTCCTTCGATCGATCCCGCCTCGATCCAGGCTGCGGTTACATTCGCCTGAAGACGGTGCGGGTGCCACTCCGTCAGCGAGACCTCCTGCCGGCGCTGCAGCACGGCAATTCTCGCCCCGTTCATGTCCTTCCCCTGCCGGTGCACCCAGTACGCCGCAAACCGCAGCAGGTTGCGTTCGGTCTGTTCGAGCGGCAGACCCGGTTTCACCGTCTCGAACGTCCAGATCTCCCACAGGCGTCCCAGCGCGTAGCCCCCGGTGTAGGCGGCGGCGCCTTCCTGCCGGTTCATCGGCAGCACCTCCCTGACCCCGTTCTTCTCGTATACGAGCATCGTCTGAAACGCATACCCTTCAAAGTGCTCATCCATGAACACATTATGCGAGGTCCAGCCGGTCCAGGGGTAGACCAGCTGTTTGTACTCCTGGGAGGCTGCCTTAAGCCCTCTCACGAGGGGAGTATCCCCCAGCACATAGACCCGGAGCACCGGGGAGCTGAGAAAAATCATTCCGAACGAGATCAGCCAGACGGCGAGGAACCCGGCTGCCCACCGCCGCCCCGTGCGGGACAGGCCTTCTTCCAAATCGTCAGGCTGCCGGTCTGCAGGCGCAGGCCTGCGCAGCGAGCATACCCCGTCGCGGCAGCCGCCCTCTCGGGCCCGTCGCCCGGCCACCGCATCGTAGATCCGCCGGGCGGCAGGCTTCACAGGCCAGAGTGACAGCAGCAGGCCGAAGGGGGCGAGCCAGCCGGACGTGTGGAAGACCGCGATATAGGTATCCACGCCCCGGTAGACCCGTCCTGCCGTATCCACCGCGCGGATGTCGTGCAGCAGCTCCTCCTCCGGCAGTCCGGCCAGCTTCGGCTCCTGCGCCGCATGCTCCTGCAGCGGCAGCCAGGCGGCCGCCTGACGCGGATTCAGCGCCTGCAGCACGGCTGCCGTCTGGCGGCAGAGCGGGCACAGCCGGTCGTAATAGACCTTGAGCTTGGGACGGCGCACCCGTAAGCTCCCGGCGATCTTCTCTCCCACCCGGGCCGGGATCATGCCGGCATAGAGACTGACCGTCATCAGAGAGATGGCGGGGATCGGCAGGGTGACCATCACGCCAAGATGAAAAGCGATTCCCGCGAGGATCAGCGGCAGCCGCAAGGGCCGGAACCAGAAGAGGAAGATGAACAGCGCCTCAAAGATCGTCACCGTGTAGCTCAAGGTCCGGACGAGCAGGGGGCGCTCCGTCAGCCAGGACACGTCGTAGAAGGCATTGATGGCAAGCGAAGCCGGCCCCCACACGCCGAGGCCGCTCAGATACATCGGCGAAGACAGCTTGAAAAAAGCCGAATCAAGGTAGAACAAGCCCACGGTCAGCACCAGGAAGACGGTGTAGAGATAGGACACGGGAGCCGGACCGTGGTCTTCCTGCTTCAAGGCTGCCCGGGCACGGCGTTCAAGAAGCCTGTCCACGGACAGCGCACGCCCGGCCGGCATGAAGACAAGCAGAAGCGAGGCAGTCAGCAGCAGCGAATCGCTCTGCCAATCCCGCCCGTGCGTATAGGCGCCGAAGCCCAGCACGATGACGGCCAGCGCGTACTGGACGATGGCCGCCGTACGGGTGCGATACCCGATCAGCAGGCAGGCTGTGGCGGCCAGCCATACCCACAGCAGCGGCGCTGAAGGGATGATGCTCTCGAGCACATAAGGCATCGGGTCGAACAGAAGGTGCCGGAATGCATACATTTGCCCGATCTCCGCGAAGAGAACCAGCGAAAAGGCGATGCGGAACCAAGCCAGCGGCAGCGGGCTCACCTGCTTTTCAAACCATCCGTTCAGCTTTTGTCTCACCGCTCTCACCCCCCGCTTTCGGGAATCGGAAGGGCACGGCGCTGTGCCCTTCTGTCCCCCTTCATTACCCGTCCGGAACCTTGCCCAAACCTTATACAATAAGAGGCATGGTGCCGGAAGGAGTACAGCGGTGGAGAGGCCTTATTACGTGAGTCGGGTTTAGCGCAGGACAAGCCTGGCAAGCCACCCGCGGCGGGGTCAGGGCATGATTAGGCTTTTCGTGCCTTCGCGGCCGCGGTAGGTTCATGCATGCTGTCCATCCCCCCACTCACTTCTATGAGCGTTCAGGGCATGCCAAACATCCCGCACGCAATCGCGGCGGGATACTACAGGATGAACCGTACACGAACGGCCTCACCCGGATTATTTTTTTACTCCCGAGCTCTCCATCCAATCCTTCCGGCGGACGCGCACGGCTTCCTTATGCCGAGTCTTCCTTGTTCATCGCGACCAGGTGGCTGAGCACAATCCCCTGCAGCGCCGAGAGCACCATAGCTCCGCTCCACAGGGCGGGCGGCCAGCCCAGGCCATCCCGAAGGTGCTCAAGCACCAAGAAGGCACCCGTCAAGAGCAGCGGCACCAGCGCAGCAAGCACATGCTTCTTCCAATTGTTCCTGTGCGATGCGCCCAGGAACCCGTAAAGCAGATCCGCCGCGAGGCCGGTGACGATCCCTGCAGGGGCCATATACGCGGATTGGCCCGGGATGCACATGAACAGCACCGGTACGGTGAAGAGGATGAACAAACTGCCAAAAGGCAGCTTCCACCGGTTGACGCTCCACACCAGGGGGACGGTGAGCAGGGCGGAAGTCAGCAGGACTCCGGCCAGCCCGTGCTCGATAACAGTCCCGTACAGGCTCTCCCGGAGACCGGTCGCCAGAGGTTCCAGTTCGCTGCCGAGGCGTTCCAGCCCGGACCGGGAGGTCGATCCGCTGTTCAGCATCCAGTGAGAGCTGAGAGCGAGTGCGGCGATCGAAGTGCCGAGAGCCAATGACAGCAGCCCCGGCCACAGCTCCCCCCGCCCGGGGAACACGGCCGGGCAGCCGCCATACCGCCCGGAACGGGGAGGTTACGAGCAGCACGGCTCCTGCAGTCTGCAGCAGCCGGGTTTGGCGAATAGTGTTCTTCGATCCCGCCCGGCTGAAGTTCTCCCGCCAGCTGCCACAGCAGGCCGCCGAGGCTCCCGAGCAGAAACAGTCCGGCTCCGGCCAGCCCCGCTCCATACCCGTCCGGCAAACCGGACTTCCAGCTTCCGTGCAGAAGCTTGCCCCGAACCATAAACCAGCCCAGCCACAGGATGGAGGCCGCCAAGCCGGAGTAGAGCAGCAGCTCCGTTCCTCCGCCCCCGGCCAGCCTATCCGCTTCACCAGCCGCGGCCCGGCTGTTCTCCCACCGTTCCAGGAACATGCCTGCCGTCAGCCACATCCCAAACACCAGCGTCAGGACCTGGCTGCCCGTCCCCGCCCGCCTGATCTTTTCCTGCACACCACATTCCCCCGATTCTGCCTATATGTATAGCTGTAAGCTTCTTCCTGTCCCTCCATGCTCTTGCCCAAAGTCTATCACATTCCCGGCATGATTTCCTTCTTTATCCTTTCTTAAGAAATAAGAAGAGAACTTTTTTCATAGGATGAGAGTATAACTAAGATGAGATGACCTTAAGAGGAGGGCTCGCCATGACCGATGCACAGCAAAAAATTCTGGATGCCCTAAAGCGCGACCGGTTCGTCAGCGCCTACGGCCTGTCCTTGATGACCAGCCTGCCGGTTCCTCAGGTAATGGAAGAGCTGCCTCTTCTCGTGAGCACGAACCAGGTCAAATACCTGCCCCTGAAGAATGCCCAAGGGAAGGAAGAAAAAGCGTACTATCTCGCCTCCCGGTAGGAGCCGCTCTTGAGCCATGCGCACTGCATCTCACCGGCCGACCGCAGTACAAACCGCTGCCACCTGTGACTTTGCAGCCGGCCGGCCGATCGGCAGCTGATCGAGGGGCCCGCTTCGGATAGAGAGAGACGCTGATGCGCCATCCCCTTTTTGATGAAAAGACCCAACTCTCGATATAGGAAAATGGATCGCGCAATTCCCTTGGGAAGAACAAGATTGTCGAGCAGAGGAACGAAGATGCGTCCTTTTTCCATTTGCAAGAACCCGAAATTCACTATAGAGGAACTCAGGTACGCTATTCCCCTCTTGGAACGACCGGAATCTCGCATAGAGGAACTCCGATGCGCTATTTCCGGGCATAAGGCGGTTTCGCTGCCTGCAACGCTTAGATAAGATACCTGAGTTCCGTTATTGTTTGGGAAATAGCGGGAAATATACAAATAACGCATCTCTTTTCCGCTATCTTCTCCCTGCAGTGTAGGAGAGCCTGATTGCCGCATGCCCAACTGCTTCTCTCGCTTCTTTTTATCGAGCAGAACACCCTTCCCGCTCGTTCTCCACGCCCTTCCCCCTATACAGCTTGCCGCCACCCGGTTTTATTCTCGGCTCATGCCTGGACTTCTCACTTTCCCGTTCACCATCTACTTCCCGCCAAGATGCTCAACCCACGGCTCTCCATAGTATACTTTCGGCTCCTTCATCAGACTAACCTCTCCTCTGCCCCGCCTTGTGTATCGCTAAAATGCTGTATCCACGACTTCCCACATCCTGCCTTCCGACTGCCCCGTCGATTCCCCCATACTTCACCTTACAAAGAAATTCGCATTATCTCATAACGCCCCGTCGTGCTCGATCCGTCTAAAGGCAAACTCTCCGCTCCTCTGCACCCCAACAATGCCGTGCGGCCATACGCCCGTCCCTCGCCCCCCACCATCATACTGCTCACACACCGATGTCCGAACAAAATGAAACCGCACGGAAGAACGTCCCCCGCCGCCCAAGCAGCATGCTGCTCCTGCTCCAATGTCTGCACAAACCAAAACAGCACGAGAGCGGTGTCCCGTGCTGTTTTGACGTACTATTTTGACGTACTGCTCTGTTGTACTGCTTACGCCTGCTTTGCGTACTGCTTTGTCGCGCAGTACTGATTTGCCGTACAGTTTCCCGTGCCGCTCGCTGCTCCTCCCGACCCTGCGCCCGCAGTCTGCCTGCTAGCTCAGGACGTTGGGGTACCCGATCCCCTGCTCCGGCTCCGTTCCTTCCACGGCATCGAGCCAGCGGCGGATCATCGAGAGCAGCTGCGCCGAATTCACCGGCTTCGTGATATAGTCCGAGGCGCCGGCCTCGAGGCACGCCTCCCGGTCGCCCTTCATGGCCTTCGCCGTGAGCGCGATGATCGGCAGGTCCTTGAACTCCGGCATCTCGCGGATCGCGCGGGTCGTCTCATACCCGTCCATCACCGGCATCATGATATCCATCAGGATGATCTTGATATCCGGCGTCGTCTCGAGAATGTTGATGGCGTCATACCCGTTCTCAGCCGGCACCACCTTCATGTTGTGCCGCTCGAGAATCGTCGTCAGCGCAAAAATATTACGGATATCGTCATCGACGACCAGCACCTTCTTGTACTTGATCATCTCGTCGGATTGATGCAGCTTCACCAGCGTCTCGCGGGAGCCCGCGGGCAGATCCTCCGCCTTCCGGTGGAGGAACAGGCTGGTCTCGTCCATGATCTGCACCGGCGTGTTCACTTCCTTGATTACGGCGGACTTCAGGAGCTCTTCGAGCTCGCTCTCTTCCTCCGGCGTCAGCTTCCGGGTCCGGTTGATGACGACCGGCATGTACTTGTTCTTCGCGTTCTTCTGCATCTCCCGCACAAACTGGAGAACGTTCAGATCCGTAAGGGCGTTATCCGCCAGCACGCAGTCGTACTCCTTGGCCTTCAGCTGCTGCAGGGCCTTCCGCCCCGTATCCACGGCCGTCACGATCACATCGTCGCCGCCGATCGTCTCGACCCACTCCTGCCGCTGCTTGGGGTCGGAGGACACAACGAGCAGATGGTGCACCGCGCGGTCGGCGAACTGATTCAGCTTGTCGAGCGCATTCTCCAGCTCTTCGTTGGACACCGGCTTGCAGATATAATCGTGGACGCCCTTCTGCATGAGCTGAATCTCGTCTTCCTCGACCGTAATGACGCAGACCGGAATATGACGGATGTTGATGTCGTTCTTGAGATGCTCGATGACGAGCCAGCCGTCCATGTCCTTCAGCCTCAGGTCCAGCGTGATGGCCGTCGGCTTGTATTTCTGTGCGAGCTCAAGCGCATCGGAGCCCTTGGCCGTAATGACCGCCTTGATGCCCCGCTTGTGGAGCAGCTCCAGCAGAATCTCATTGAACTTCAGGTCATCCTCAATAATCAGGAACACCCGGTCCCCCGGCTGGATCCGTTCGCGGTCGTCGATCATGTCGGCGACCGACTTGCGGGGGAGCAGCCGCGTCTTCTGCGGCGGCGTTACGTCGATGACCTCCGGCACATACTTCGGCTTCGGCTCCGGACTCGGTGCGTCGGCATCGAGCGGCAGGTACAGGTTGAACGTGCTGCCGGTGTTCTCGACGCTGTAGAGCGTTATCTCGCCGCCCAGCATCGCCGCGATCTCGCGCGAGATCGCAAGACCGAGGCCCGTCCCTCCGTAGGTGCGGTTCGTGCTGCCGTCCGCCTGCTGGAACGCCTCGAAGATGATCTGCTGCTTCTCCGGCGGAATGCCGATGCCTGTATCACTGACACAGAAGCAGAGCACGAGCTTCGCCCGGTTCAGGGCTTCATGGTCCTTGCTCCAGCCGCCGTTCGCCTGCCGGATCAGCAGCTGCACCTGGCCTTCTTCCGTGAACTTGAAAGCGTTCGAGAGCAGGTTCTTCAGAATCTGCTGGAGGCGCTTCGAATCGGTGACGATCGTCCCCGGCACATTCGGCTCGACCTTGATCCTGAAGTCAAGCTTCTTGTCGTCCGCCATATGACGGAACGTCCGCTCGATGCTGGCCGTGATCTCGTTCATCGTCGTCTCGACATAATCCGGTGTGACCGTGCCCGACTCGATCTTCGACAGATCGAGGATGTCGTTGATGAGATTGAGGAGCTCGTGCCCGGAATCCTGGATCGTCTCCGCGAACTTCACCTGGTTGTCCGTCAGGTTCGCGTCCGGATTCTCCGCGAGCTGCTCGGCGAGCAGCAGCAGCGAGTTCAGCGGCGTCCGCAGCTCATGCGACATGTTCGCCAGGAACTCCGACTTGTACTTGGAGGTCAGTGCGAGCTGCTCGGCTTTCTCCTCGAGGAAGCGCTTGGCGAGCTCCACCTCGTTGTTCTTGCTCTCGACCTCGGCCTTCTGCAGGACGAGCAGCTTGGCTTTTTCCTCGAGCTCCTCGTTCGTGTTCTGCAGCTCCAGCTGCTGCTTCTGCAGCTCCTCGGTGAGGGACTGAGACTGCATCAGGAGCTCTTCGGTACGCTGGTTCGCCTGCATCGTATTGATGACGATCCCGATCGATTCGGTGAGCTGGTCGAGGAAGGCGATGTCGATCTCCGTGAATTTGCGGAACGACGCCAGCTCGAGCACGGCCAGCACCTGGTCTTCGAAAATGATCGGCAGCAGCACGATATTCAGCGGCGTGCTCTCGCCGAGGCCCGAGGAGATCACGACATAATCGCCCGGCACGTTCGTGAGCAGGATGCGCTGCTTCTCGATCAGGCACTGGCCGACAAGTCCCTGTCCCGCGCGGTATTCGTTCGACAGATGCTTGCGCTGCTGGAAGGCGTAGCTCGCGAAGAGCGCCAGCACCGGCTCGCCGCCCCGCGGCTCGTTGATGTAGATGACGCCGTGCTGCATCGAGACGAGCGGCGCAAGCTCGGAGAGAATCATGCGGCAGACCGCATACAGATCCCGCTGGCCCTGGAGCAGCCTCGAGAACTTCGCCAGGTTCGTCTTGAGCCAGTCCTGCTCGGTGTTGATCCGGGTCGTTTCCTTCAGGTTGCGGATCATCTCGTTGATGTTGTCCTTGAGCGTGGCCACCTCGCCGGCCGCCGCCACGTCGATCGAACGCGACAGGTCGCCCTTCGTTACCGCCGTAGCGACATTGGTGATCGCACGAACCTGGGTCGTCAGCGTACTCGCCATGTAGTTTACGTTATCCGTGAGGTCGCGCCAGGTGCCGGCCGCCCCCGGCACGTTCGCCTGGCCGCCCAGCTTCCCTTCGGCACCTACCTCGCGCGCTACGGTCGTAACCTGGTCGGCGAACGTCGCCAGCGTATCGATCATGCTGTTGATCGTATCGGCGAGCTCGGCGATCTCGCCCTTCGCTTCCACGGTCAGCTTCTGCTTCATGTTCCCGTTCGCGACCGCGGTCACGACCTTCGCGATCCCCCGCACCTGATCGGTCAGGTTGGTCGCCATGATATTTACGTTATCGGTGAGATCCTTCCAGATCCCGCCGACGCCGCGCACCTGCGCCTGGCCGCCCAGCTTGCCGTCCGTGCCTACCTCGCGCGCCACACGCGTAACCTCGGAGGCGAACGAGTTGAGCTGGTCCACCATCGTGTTGATCGTGTTCTTGAGCTCGAGGAGCTCGCCCTTGACGTCGACGGTGATTTTGCGCGAGAGGT containing:
- a CDS encoding DUF2188 domain-containing protein, producing MQQNGEKVSHRRTKEAAEKRGREEARKDRTEHKIHNTDGKIAESNSYGRDPYPPKG
- a CDS encoding Ku protein — protein: MQTLWKGAVSFGLVNVPVKMYTATQENDIPMRMLHKEHKVPIHYSRTCPKCAEEVKWSDIVKGYEYEPGKYVTFEKEELEELASETSREIRILDFVDLEEIDPIYFQKTYYLAPEETGTHAYGLLVEALKSTEKIGIANIALRGKGSLAALRVIGDVLSLVTLYYEEEIREKEEIPNFPEPAKVDKRELEMAKSLIEQLSAPFDPGKYEDEYRERLLQAIEQKVEGREITTAPEEKEKKVVNLMEALQASLNEMKAAQSTDRGTQRAPASGQGKPKTRRAKPRSKRTGA
- a CDS encoding aldo/keto reductase, yielding MKTTYLGKSGLKVSRLCLGTMNFGVDTDEKEAFRIMDAAVDAGVNFFDTANIYGWGENAGRTEEIIGRWFAQGGGRREKVVLATKFYGDMSDAADGPNGQGGLSAYKLRRHLEGSLRRLQTDHIELYQMHHVDRNVSWDELWEGFQVALYSGKIGYVGSSNFAGRDLVKAQYEAKSRGILGLVSEQHKYSLLCRLPELEVLPAAEEHGIGVIAWSPLDGGLLGGGALNPAPGSKRANNPERAEKHRAQLEAFAGLCRELGESEANTALAWTLAHPAMTAPIIGPRTLEQFEQSLRVVDIELGEEVLHRLDEIFPGPGGEAPKAYAW
- a CDS encoding DCC1-like thiol-disulfide oxidoreductase family protein; this encodes MRQKLNGWFEKQVSPLPLAWFRIAFSLVLFAEIGQMYAFRHLLFDPMPYVLESIIPSAPLLWVWLAATACLLIGYRTRTAAIVQYALAVIVLGFGAYTHGRDWQSDSLLLTASLLLVFMPAGRALSVDRLLERRARAALKQEDHGPAPVSYLYTVFLVLTVGLFYLDSAFFKLSSPMYLSGLGVWGPASLAINAFYDVSWLTERPLLVRTLSYTVTIFEALFIFLFWFRPLRLPLILAGIAFHLGVMVTLPIPAISLMTVSLYAGMIPARVGEKIAGSLRVRRPKLKVYYDRLCPLCRQTAAVLQALNPRQAAAWLPLQEHAAQEPKLAGLPEEELLHDIRAVDTAGRVYRGVDTYIAVFHTSGWLAPFGLLLSLWPVKPAARRIYDAVAGRRAREGGCRDGVCSLRRPAPADRQPDDLEEGLSRTGRRWAAGFLAVWLISFGMIFLSSPVLRVYVLGDTPLVRGLKAASQEYKQLVYPWTGWTSHNVFMDEHFEGYAFQTMLVYEKNGVREVLPMNRQEGAAAYTGGYALGRLWEIWTFETVKPGLPLEQTERNLLRFAAYWVHRQGKDMNGARIAVLQRRQEVSLTEWHPHRLQANVTAAWIEAGSIEGAPGAMKLTLRKPADRWSYMGG